The Megalops cyprinoides isolate fMegCyp1 chromosome 9, fMegCyp1.pri, whole genome shotgun sequence genome has a window encoding:
- the LOC118783013 gene encoding ATP-binding cassette sub-family F member 3-like yields MRIPCGLGRCIMATYVDILKSEFPEIDTEVFDYITGVLDCGGADFEDGDEVFDAIGGVLQEVSADCKNEEDIRGICLQMFNTLKLNNCHSAQKQTLLEAPVQLSQISADCVTACNDVQGIWMVKRGQNTTVDAKKLEKAEAKLKAKHERRTERDSQKNSSPLVLEEASASQASSKKDNRVDSSGKNRSYDIRIENFDVSFGERSLLQGAELSLASGRRYGLVGRNGLGKTTLLKMLASRSLRVPAHISILHVEQEVAGDDTPALQSVLESDTVREGLLAEERQLNARIANGTADGLESVRLSEVYAKLEEIEADKAPARASVILAGLGFSPKMQQQTTKEFSGGWRMRLALARALFARPDLLLLDEPTNMLDVRAILWLENYLQTWQSTILVVSHDRNFLNAVVTDIIHLHSQRLESYRGDYENFLKTKEDRLKNQQREYEAQLQYREHIQVFIDRFRYNANRAAQVQSKLKLLEKLPELKPIEKESEVTLRFPDNFEKLSPPVLQLDEAEFYYSPDQRLFTGLCVSADLESRICIVGENGAGKSTMLKLLLGELTPISGIRHAHRNLKIGYFSQHHVDQLDLNVCSVELLLNKFPGRTEEEYRHQLGRYGITGELAMRPVASLSGGQKSRVAFAQMTMPCPNFYILDEPTNHLDMETIEALAKALNNFKGGVVLVSHDERLIRLVCKELWVCEGGKVRRVEGGFDEYRDILQEQFRKEGYL; encoded by the exons ATGCGCATACCTTGCGGACTGGGCCGGTGTATCATGGCGACATACGTGGATATTCTAAAAAGCGAGTTTCCAGAAATTGACACCGAAGTCTTCGATTATATCACTG GTGTGCTGGACTGTGGCGGGGCAGATTTCGAGGATGGGGACGAAGTGTTCGACGCGATTGGAGGGGTCTTGCAGGAGGTGTCAGCTGACTGTAAGAACGAGGAGGACATTAGAGGCATCTGTCTGCAGATGTTCAACACACTGAAGCT TAACAACTGCCACTCAGCTCAGAAGCAAACGCTGCTGGAAGCACCGGTGCAGCTGTCTCAGATCTCAGCGGACTGTG TGACTGCGTGTAACGATGTGCAGGGGATATGGATGGTCAAACGTGGCCAAAACACA ACTGTGGATGCCAAAAAGCTGGAGAAGGCCGAGGCCAAACTGAAGGCCAAACATGAGAGGAGGACTGAGAGAGACTCGCAGAAAAACTCCAGTCCATT gGTCCTAGAGGAGGCATCAGCCAGTCAGGCCAGCAGTAAGAAGGACAACCGTGTGGACTCATCAGGGAAGAACCGAAGCTACGATATCCGCATTGAAAACTTTGACGTTTCATTTGGGGAGCG GTCTCTGCTGCAGGGGGCGGAGCTCTCCCTGGCGAGCGGGCGCCGGTACGGCCTGGTCGGGCGGAACGGGCTGGGGAAGACCACCCTGCTGAAGATGCTGGCGAGCCGGAGCCTGCGCGTGCCTGCCCACATCTCCATCCTGCACGTGGAGCAGGAGGTGGCCGGGGACGACACGCCCGCCCTGCAGAGCGTGCTGGAGAGCGACACCGTCCGCGAGGGGCTGCTGGCCGAGGAGCGACAGCTCAACGCCCGCATCGCCAACGGGAC AGCGGATGGATTAGAGAGCGTGCGCCTGTCAGAGGTTTATGCCAAACTGGAGGAGATTGAAGCAGACAAGGCACCTGCTAG AGCCTCAGTCATCCTGGCTGGCTTGGGGTTTTCTCCAAAAATGCAACAGCAGACAACCAA gGAGTTTTCAGGAGGCTGGAGGATGAGGCTAGCGCTGGCGAGAGCTCTCTTTGCCAG GCCTGATCTTTTGCTACTTGATG aGCCCACCAACATGTTGGATGTCAGAGCCATCCTTTGGCTGGAGAACTATCTGCAG ACATGGCAGTCCACTATCCTGGTGGTCTCCCACGACCGTAACTTCCTTAACGCTGTGGTAACCGATATTATCCATCTACATTCGCAACGGCTGGAAAGTTACCGGGGTGACTACGAGAACTTCCTCAAGACCAAGGAGGACCGTCTGAAGAACCAACAGAGGGAATACGAGGCACAGCTTCAGTACCGTGAACACATCCAG GTATTCATTGACAGGTTCAGATACAATGCTAATAGAGCCGCACAGGTGCAGAGCAAGCTGAAACTGCTGGAGAAACT tcctGAGCTCAAACCCATTGAGAAGGAGTCTGAAGTCACATTACG GTTCCCAGATAACTTCGAGAAGCTGTCACCCCCGGTGCTGCAGCTGGATGAGGCGGAGTTCTACTACAGTCCAGACCAGCGGCTCTTcactgggctgtgtgtgtctgctgacCTGGAGTCCCGCATTTGCATC GTTGGGGAGAATGGGGCGGGGAAGTCCACCATGCTGAAGCTACTGTTGGGGGAGCTGACGCCCATCAGTGGCATACGACACGCCCACAG AAACTTGAAGATTGGCTACTTCAGCCAGCACCACGTGGACCAGCTGGACCTCAACGTGTGCTCAGTGGAGCTGCTGCTCAACAAGTTCCCAG gCAGGACGGAGGAAGAGTACAGGCACCAGCTGGGGAGATATGGGATTACGGGCGAGCTGGCCATGCGGCCGGTCGCCAGTCTGTCAGGGGGGCAGAAGAGTCGAGTGGCATTTGCTCAGATGACTATGCCTTG CCCAAACTTCTACATCCTGGATGAGCCGACTAACCATCTGGACATGGAGACAATCGAGGCTCTGGCCAAAGCTCTCAACAATTTCAAG